The region TCTGCGCAATTCTCTCAATAATTTATTTCTCCGTCATCATTTTTCTCTGTAACGGCCTTTGCCGCATATCCCGTTCCTCAACGCCCCACCATCTTCGTTTCTCCATTGTCATCGCGGCCCGGAACGAGGAGCGCGTCATTGAAAAATGCCTTTTGTCGGTTCTATCGCAGACAATCGGGCCGGAACGTTTCGAAGTCATCCTTGTCAACGACCGCTCGACCGATGCCACCGCTGCCATCGCGGCGTCAGTTGCAAAAAGCCATTCCAATCTTTCCGTCGTCACCATTACCGAAACGCCGCAGGGCGTTTCTCCCAAGAAGCACGCCGTAATACAGGGAATACTGCGCGCAAAAGAAGAAATCATCGTGTTTACCGACGCGGACTGCATCGTGCAGCCGGCCTGGCTCGAAACCATTGACAGATATTTTGACGAAAACACGGGCATCGTCCAGGGGATCACCGCGTATGCGGAAACGCCCGGTATGAACAAACTCTTTTGGGGAATACAGGCAATCGATTTCCTTTCGCACGGCGTAGTGTCGGCCGCGGCCATCGGCGCGAACCTGCCGCTCAATTCAAACGCCAACAACTTCGCGTTCAGGAAAAAAGCGTTTGATGCCGCAAGCGGGTACGGCTCCGACAGC is a window of Chitinivibrionales bacterium DNA encoding:
- a CDS encoding glycosyltransferase, producing the protein MHLILIISFLCAILSIIYFSVIIFLCNGLCRISRSSTPHHLRFSIVIAARNEERVIEKCLLSVLSQTIGPERFEVILVNDRSTDATAAIAASVAKSHSNLSVVTITETPQGVSPKKHAVIQGILRAKEEIIVFTDADCIVQPAWLETIDRYFDENTGIVQGITAYAETPGMNKLFWGIQAIDFLSHGVVSAAAIGANLPLNSNANNFAFRKKAFDAASGYGSDSAVVSGDDDLLLQRVWRSTGWRIRYMTDADGKVNTRPTETITGVFEQRKRWGSKTVHYNRMQVGLLSSVFVFYLAIALLFFAGFFKPAFFAPFIAMFLVKVFGEAMLLVPGTRMFGEMGLRKYIVPASLIQLPVVIFSVVIGVFGKFVWKEQKFGRTSK